One part of the Lotus japonicus ecotype B-129 chromosome 2, LjGifu_v1.2 genome encodes these proteins:
- the LOC130740199 gene encoding uncharacterized protein LOC130740199 has translation MVGLFSRFSVGRSTHRRTQSAIDEREVMPPNLETAAAASAATAVSHGIEVAVEFKPVEHPVEPLDNDSPIQCPLPEPSILNDGRIWKERVSATVRRRGDLPVMKEGGTLESEGAVRKPRTQSNRMILPSLSAPEHNLLKLLEECHASGM, from the exons ATGGTGGGTTTATTCTCCAGATTTTCTGTTGGAAGAAGCACCCACCGACGTACGCAAAGTGCCATC GATGAGAGGGAAGTAATGCCCCCAAACTTGGAGACTGCCGCTGCGGCGAGTGCTGCTACTGCTGTTTCTCATGGAAttgaagtggcagtggagttTAAGCCAGTTGAGCACCCAGTTGAACCCCTTGACAATGATAGCCCAATTCAGTGCCCGTTACCAGAACCGTCTATTCTTAAT GATGGAAGAATATGGAAAGAGCGAGTATCTGCTACTGTCCGTAGAAGAGGTGACCTGCCAGTGATGAAGGAAGGGGGAACCCTTGAATCTGAGGGTGCTGTGAGAAAGCCACGAACCCAGTCTAATCGAATGATCCTACCATCTCTTAGTGCTCCCGAGCATAATCTTCTAAAACTTCTTGAAGAGTGTCATGCCTCAGGCATGTAA